One region of Flavobacterium sp. KACC 22763 genomic DNA includes:
- a CDS encoding SulP family inorganic anion transporter: protein MISKLLPSLDWIKNYEKQNFKRDFIAGVTLAAYGIPVSLAYATLAGLPPQYGIYGYLIGGIFYALLGSSKQLAIGPTSAISLLVGTTIAGMANGDVQRWSEIASLTALVFAGMAIIAYLLRLSGIINFISETVLVGFKAGAAITIGLTQLPKLFGVKGGGDNFLERITILFHQIPEMNTAIFIFGIIAILILIIGEKVAPQFPVAILIVILSIILISTTSLKYAEFNTVGIIPTGLPEFHVPSLRIRDVEGVLPLAMACFLLSYIESVSAGRTLAQKNGYVIDPRQELLALGVANAAVSLGHGYPVAGGLSQSAVNDAAGAKTPLSLLLASGTIACCLLFLTGYLQNLPTVILAAIVLVAIRGLFDWKEMRHLYKINKQEFAVVMIALAGVLIWGILAGVLLATLVTLLLLLKAASKPHVAFLGRVPGTRIYTDLKRHPDNEEIDHILIVRVESSIFYFNAEYIKERILEKIYGEQGSLKTVILDLNSSPRVDIAGARFLKNLFIDLQAKNITLKIAEARSDVRDSLRAENLEILFGHISRSVSVDDLVQRSKHE, encoded by the coding sequence ATGATTTCTAAACTTTTGCCTTCACTAGATTGGATTAAAAATTATGAAAAGCAGAATTTCAAAAGAGACTTTATTGCAGGGGTAACTCTTGCGGCTTACGGAATTCCTGTTTCTCTCGCCTACGCAACGCTTGCAGGTTTGCCACCTCAATACGGAATTTATGGATACCTCATTGGTGGAATATTTTATGCTTTGTTGGGTTCTAGCAAGCAACTTGCAATTGGGCCAACCTCCGCCATTTCTTTATTAGTAGGCACAACTATAGCTGGTATGGCAAATGGCGACGTACAGCGCTGGTCAGAAATTGCTTCGCTTACGGCGTTAGTATTTGCAGGAATGGCAATTATAGCTTATCTGCTAAGATTAAGTGGAATTATAAACTTTATAAGCGAAACCGTTTTGGTTGGGTTCAAAGCGGGAGCTGCGATTACTATTGGTTTAACTCAATTGCCAAAATTATTTGGAGTTAAAGGAGGAGGTGATAATTTCCTTGAACGAATTACCATTCTTTTTCATCAAATTCCAGAAATGAATACGGCTATTTTTATTTTCGGAATAATTGCAATTCTAATATTAATAATAGGAGAAAAAGTGGCTCCGCAGTTTCCTGTAGCAATATTGATTGTCATTTTATCTATTATCCTTATTTCAACTACATCTTTAAAATATGCAGAATTTAATACAGTTGGAATTATTCCCACAGGACTTCCTGAATTTCATGTACCTTCTTTGAGAATTCGAGATGTCGAGGGAGTTTTGCCTCTTGCAATGGCTTGTTTCCTATTGTCTTATATTGAGAGCGTTTCAGCTGGGAGAACATTAGCACAAAAAAACGGATATGTTATTGATCCGCGCCAGGAACTTCTGGCACTTGGAGTCGCTAATGCTGCCGTTTCACTCGGACACGGCTATCCTGTTGCGGGTGGTTTGTCGCAATCAGCTGTAAATGATGCAGCAGGTGCCAAAACACCATTGTCACTTTTGCTTGCTTCGGGTACAATTGCTTGCTGTCTCTTGTTTTTGACAGGATATCTTCAAAATCTGCCGACCGTAATTTTGGCTGCTATTGTTCTAGTAGCGATCAGAGGGCTTTTTGATTGGAAAGAAATGAGGCATCTTTATAAAATAAACAAACAAGAATTTGCTGTTGTAATGATTGCGCTTGCAGGAGTATTGATCTGGGGAATTCTCGCTGGAGTTTTGCTTGCAACTCTTGTAACTTTATTGTTATTATTAAAAGCTGCGTCAAAACCGCATGTAGCTTTTTTAGGAAGGGTTCCAGGAACGAGAATTTATACAGATCTGAAAAGACATCCCGATAACGAGGAAATAGATCATATATTGATTGTTAGAGTAGAATCTTCCATATTTTATTTTAATGCAGAATATATTAAAGAACGAATTTTAGAAAAAATCTACGGCGAGCAAGGTTCTTTAAAAACAGTAATATTAGACCTCAATTCGTCACCCCGAGTTGATATTGCAGGCGCGCGTTTCTTAAAGAATTTGTTTATTGATTTGCAGGCCAAAAATATTACTCTAAAAATTGCAGAAGCTCGTTCTGATGTTAGAGATAGTCTGCGGGCAGAAAATCTTGAAATTCTCTTCGGACATATTAGCCGTTCTGTTTCCGTAGATGATTTGGTGCAGCGTTCAAAACACGAATAA
- a CDS encoding polyphosphate kinase 2 family protein codes for MSKNNKKKHKKDGEDDNDLKKLNKKELLHRAKKFSEQYCVGDDKNFTLKDKPTTYSGEAEKVSVQKTLKMGVKALAAMQDILYAQDKWSVLIIFQAMDAAGKDGAIKHVMSGINPQGCQVSSFKGPSSEELDHDYLWRCQKHLPERGRIGIFNRSYYEEVLVVRVHEQILKSQKIPEKLIKENIWDNRFEDIRNFEKYLNRNGTVVIKFFLNVSKDEQKRRFIERVDNPDKNWKFSAADAKERGYWDDYMHAYEELIKNTSTKKSPWYVIPADDKSYARIAIASAIIHALDEMDLEYPKVSPEKIAELNEVKKALLEEKE; via the coding sequence ATGTCAAAAAATAACAAGAAAAAGCATAAAAAGGATGGAGAGGATGATAATGATTTAAAAAAATTAAATAAAAAGGAATTATTACATCGGGCAAAAAAATTTTCTGAGCAATATTGTGTTGGAGACGATAAGAACTTCACATTAAAGGACAAACCAACAACTTATTCTGGTGAAGCCGAAAAAGTCTCGGTTCAAAAAACATTAAAGATGGGAGTGAAGGCTCTCGCCGCCATGCAGGATATTTTGTACGCACAAGATAAATGGTCGGTTCTTATTATTTTTCAAGCTATGGATGCTGCTGGAAAAGATGGTGCAATCAAACATGTTATGTCTGGGATAAATCCGCAGGGTTGCCAAGTTTCTTCTTTTAAAGGGCCAAGTTCAGAAGAATTAGACCATGATTATTTATGGCGTTGTCAAAAACATTTGCCAGAGCGAGGGCGAATAGGGATTTTCAATCGTTCTTATTATGAAGAAGTGTTGGTGGTTCGCGTTCATGAACAAATATTAAAGAGTCAAAAAATCCCTGAAAAATTGATAAAGGAAAATATTTGGGACAATCGTTTTGAAGACATTCGAAACTTTGAAAAATATCTAAACAGAAATGGGACTGTTGTTATTAAGTTTTTTCTAAATGTTTCTAAAGATGAACAAAAGAGAAGATTTATTGAAAGGGTGGACAATCCTGATAAAAATTGGAAATTTAGCGCTGCCGATGCCAAAGAACGAGGTTATTGGGACGATTATATGCACGCGTATGAAGAATTAATTAAAAACACCTCTACCAAAAAATCACCTTGGTATGTCATTCCGGCCGATGATAAGTCTTATGCTCGAATTGCGATTGCTTCTGCAATCATTCATGCTTTAGACGAAATGGATTTGGAATATCCTAAAGTGAGTCCAGAAAAAATAGCAGAACTCAATGAGGTTAAAAAAGCATTGTTGGAAGAGAAAGAGTAA
- a CDS encoding efflux RND transporter permease subunit, translated as MGEFFVRRPIVAIVISIIIVILGLLALQKTPISQYPDINPPVVKITTSFTGANALNVEQAVATPIEQKVNGVENMLYMKSINTSDGACTIEVTFDVGTNLDNANMLTQNRQNQSAPFMPSSVKQQGVVVKKSLSFPMMLFTITSTNPKYDAKFLNNYASINVVDQLARIKGVGEVALFGGSDYSMRIWLKADMMSKLGITVEDVKNALNAQNMISPGGKFGAEPAPPNTEFTYGVTLQDRLVTEKEFGNIVVRSKEDGAQVLLADIARIELGTENYSSTARRNSSPSAVVALYQMPGSNALDVAETAKATMKQLSERFPQDIVYQESLDTTLAITAGVDDIVHTLFEAIILVILVVFIFLQNWRATLIPLITVPVSLIGTIAVFPMLGFSINTLSLLGLVLAIGIVVDDAIVVVEAVIHHIEHGKTPKEATVQAMKEVSGPVIAIALILCAVFIPVAMTPGITGRFYQQFAITIAVSVAFSAFSALSLSPALCAMLLKPTKPLDQQKGWLAKFFSWFNRVFENVTGKYIGGATFFAKKAMRIVVLLAVILVSIVLLGKKIPLGFIPEEDQGYVLVNIALPPASSLQRTDEISKKVDSFLKEEKSILSYTTINGFSMLTNSYQPNNAFIFISLKPWEERAETAKQFVDRFNKKLATQITTATCFSFGPPAIQGLGASAGFSLMLQDRGGNTPQYLAEQTQKFIAAAQQRPEIKRIYTTFNAGTPQIKLDIDNDKAMKLGIPVSKVTEALGAFLGGSYVNDFNRFGRQYKVYVQGEAFNRVKPEDLNMIYVKNNKGDMLPVSTLVTATKVSGPDFTNRLNLFRSAEIGGSPNDGYSSAQALTALEEVAKETLPADMSYDYINLSYQEKHSPGGSSVFIMALVFVFLILAAQYESWKLPFSVLLGAPFAVFGAFLGLLLARFGSDAYVNNVFAQIGLVLLIGLVAKNAILIVEFAKEEYEKGKPLYESAMYAARLRFRPILMTAFAFILGVVPLLTATGAGSQARIVMGMAVFSGMLIATVLGVLIVPGLFVMIEKIGHKKEETIVAGENNVESNTTDHE; from the coding sequence ATGGGAGAATTTTTCGTCCGAAGACCGATTGTTGCCATTGTAATTAGTATTATCATTGTGATACTTGGATTACTGGCATTACAAAAAACACCTATTTCGCAATATCCGGATATTAATCCGCCTGTTGTAAAAATTACTACTTCTTTTACAGGAGCAAATGCGCTGAATGTGGAGCAAGCAGTAGCTACTCCGATCGAGCAAAAAGTGAATGGTGTCGAAAATATGTTGTACATGAAATCGATCAATACTTCTGATGGTGCTTGTACCATTGAGGTAACTTTCGACGTAGGAACCAATCTGGACAACGCCAATATGCTTACGCAAAACAGACAAAACCAGTCTGCTCCCTTTATGCCTTCGAGTGTAAAACAACAAGGTGTTGTGGTAAAAAAGTCTCTTTCGTTCCCGATGATGCTTTTTACGATTACTTCTACCAATCCTAAATATGATGCTAAATTTTTAAATAACTACGCCAGTATAAATGTTGTTGACCAGCTGGCTCGTATTAAAGGAGTTGGAGAGGTTGCTCTTTTTGGAGGTAGTGATTACTCGATGCGTATTTGGTTGAAGGCCGACATGATGAGCAAGCTTGGCATAACGGTTGAAGATGTCAAAAATGCTCTGAACGCACAAAATATGATTAGTCCAGGAGGAAAATTTGGAGCTGAACCAGCACCTCCCAATACTGAATTCACCTACGGTGTAACACTTCAAGACCGATTGGTAACTGAAAAAGAATTTGGAAATATCGTAGTTCGAAGCAAAGAAGATGGAGCGCAAGTTTTACTTGCCGATATTGCCCGAATCGAATTAGGAACTGAAAATTACAGCTCAACAGCCAGAAGAAATAGTTCTCCAAGTGCGGTTGTTGCTTTATACCAAATGCCAGGAAGTAATGCTCTTGACGTGGCAGAAACTGCAAAAGCAACAATGAAACAATTGTCTGAGAGATTTCCGCAGGACATTGTATATCAAGAATCTTTAGATACTACACTTGCCATTACTGCAGGGGTTGATGATATTGTTCACACTCTTTTTGAGGCTATTATATTGGTTATTTTGGTGGTATTTATATTCCTGCAAAACTGGCGCGCGACTTTAATTCCGTTAATTACAGTTCCAGTTTCGCTGATAGGCACTATTGCGGTTTTCCCAATGTTGGGATTTTCGATCAATACACTTTCGCTTTTAGGATTAGTATTGGCAATTGGTATTGTGGTCGATGATGCGATTGTGGTTGTAGAAGCCGTAATACATCATATCGAACATGGAAAAACTCCTAAAGAGGCTACCGTTCAAGCGATGAAAGAGGTTTCTGGACCAGTAATTGCCATCGCATTAATTCTATGTGCCGTTTTTATTCCAGTAGCTATGACGCCTGGAATTACAGGACGTTTCTATCAGCAATTTGCCATAACCATTGCCGTCTCGGTCGCCTTTTCGGCATTTAGTGCTTTGTCTTTAAGTCCCGCACTTTGTGCTATGCTTTTAAAACCAACAAAACCTCTTGATCAGCAAAAAGGATGGCTTGCCAAATTCTTTTCTTGGTTCAATAGGGTTTTCGAAAATGTGACCGGAAAGTATATTGGCGGAGCAACATTCTTTGCCAAAAAAGCAATGCGTATTGTAGTTTTACTGGCTGTTATACTAGTTTCAATTGTGCTTTTAGGCAAAAAGATTCCGTTAGGATTTATTCCTGAAGAAGATCAAGGATATGTTTTGGTAAATATTGCCTTGCCACCTGCATCATCTTTACAGCGTACGGATGAAATATCTAAAAAAGTAGACAGTTTCCTTAAAGAAGAAAAATCTATTCTGTCTTATACCACGATAAACGGATTTAGTATGCTTACAAACTCTTATCAGCCAAATAATGCTTTCATCTTTATTTCTCTAAAACCTTGGGAAGAAAGAGCTGAAACGGCTAAACAGTTTGTAGACCGATTCAATAAAAAACTGGCCACTCAAATTACGACTGCGACTTGTTTTTCATTTGGTCCACCCGCAATTCAAGGTTTAGGTGCCTCTGCAGGATTTAGTTTAATGCTGCAAGATCGTGGAGGAAATACGCCGCAATATTTAGCAGAACAGACGCAAAAATTTATTGCCGCGGCACAGCAGCGTCCAGAAATAAAACGAATTTATACCACTTTTAATGCTGGTACTCCACAAATTAAACTGGATATCGACAACGACAAGGCAATGAAATTAGGAATACCTGTTTCTAAAGTAACCGAAGCGCTTGGAGCCTTTTTGGGAGGAAGTTATGTAAATGACTTTAACCGTTTCGGACGTCAATATAAAGTGTATGTGCAAGGAGAAGCTTTTAATCGTGTAAAACCAGAAGATTTAAACATGATTTATGTCAAAAACAACAAAGGTGATATGCTCCCAGTTTCGACATTAGTTACAGCAACTAAAGTTTCAGGTCCCGATTTTACGAATCGTTTAAATTTATTCCGATCTGCTGAAATTGGAGGAAGTCCAAACGATGGTTATAGTAGTGCGCAGGCTTTAACTGCATTGGAGGAAGTCGCCAAAGAGACTTTGCCTGCAGACATGAGTTATGATTACATCAACTTATCGTATCAGGAAAAGCATTCGCCAGGAGGATCTTCTGTATTTATTATGGCATTGGTTTTTGTGTTCTTAATCCTAGCTGCACAATACGAAAGCTGGAAACTGCCATTTAGTGTACTTCTTGGAGCGCCTTTTGCAGTGTTTGGAGCCTTTTTAGGACTTCTTTTGGCAAGATTTGGAAGTGATGCTTATGTCAACAACGTTTTTGCGCAAATCGGACTCGTTTTACTTATCGGATTAGTAGCAAAAAATGCCATTCTGATCGTTGAGTTTGCCAAAGAAGAATATGAAAAAGGAAAACCTCTTTACGAATCGGCAATGTATGCGGCAAGACTTCGTTTTCGACCGATCTTGATGACTGCTTTTGCTTTCATTCTTGGAGTAGTTCCATTATTGACTGCCACTGGTGCAGGTTCTCAAGCCCGTATTGTAATGGGAATGGCTGTATTTAGCGGTATGTTAATCGCTACGGTTTTAGGTGTATTAATTGTACCAGGTCTATTTGTTATGATTGAAAAAATTGGACACAAGAAAGAAGAAACAATCGTAGCTGGAGAAAACAATGTAGAATCAAATACTACAGACCATGAGTAA
- a CDS encoding BrxA/BrxB family bacilliredoxin, with the protein MYPLDMVKPMEAELTAAGFQDLHSAEAVENAIKAEGTTLVVVNSVCGCAARNARPGAKMSLDNAKKPDHLITVFAGVDKEAVDAARQHMFPFPPSSPSMALFKNGELVHMLERHHIEGRPAELIAENLQDAFNEFC; encoded by the coding sequence ATGTATCCACTAGACATGGTAAAACCAATGGAAGCTGAATTAACAGCTGCAGGTTTTCAAGATTTACATAGTGCTGAAGCTGTTGAGAATGCGATCAAAGCTGAAGGTACCACTTTAGTTGTTGTGAACTCTGTTTGCGGGTGCGCTGCAAGAAATGCACGTCCGGGAGCAAAAATGAGTTTGGATAATGCTAAAAAACCAGATCATTTAATTACTGTTTTTGCAGGTGTTGACAAAGAAGCTGTTGATGCTGCAAGACAACATATGTTCCCATTTCCTCCATCTTCGCCATCTATGGCTTTGTTTAAAAACGGAGAATTGGTTCACATGTTAGAGCGTCACCACATCGAAGGACGCCCAGCTGAATTAATTGCTGAGAATTTGCAAGACGCGTTTAACGAGTTCTGTTAA
- the trhO gene encoding oxygen-dependent tRNA uridine(34) hydroxylase TrhO — MQLYNTLSAEERAIMIDDAGQQRLTLSFYAYAKIQDPQKFRNDLFVAWNALDALGRIYVASEGINAQMSVPAENFEAFRETLEAYDFMKGIRLNVAVEHDDHSFLKLTIKVRHKIVADGLNDDTFDVTNIGVHLKAKEFNEILDDPNTIVVDFRNHYESEVGHFKNAITPDVETFRESLPIINEQLKDHKDDKNLVMYCTGGIRCEKASAYFKHQGFKNVYQLEGGIINYAKQLKEEGLESKFIGKNFVFDNRLGERITDDIISQCHQCGKPCDNHTNCENDGCHLLFIQCDECKAAMENCCSTECLEIIHMPLVDQVRLRTGKQVGNKVFRKGKSENLKFKHSGELPETALATAQKPADIRQKIKVKKVLLGKAEHYYVKAQVGQFTIENQELNSGDKILISGPTTGDQELVLNRIIVNGAETQTAKIGDKVTFEVPFRIRLSDKLYKIVN; from the coding sequence ATGCAACTGTATAACACTTTAAGCGCAGAAGAAAGAGCTATCATGATCGATGATGCAGGACAACAACGACTTACGTTGTCTTTCTATGCGTATGCCAAAATTCAAGATCCACAAAAATTTCGTAATGATTTATTCGTAGCCTGGAATGCCCTTGATGCATTAGGTCGAATTTATGTTGCCAGCGAGGGAATAAATGCTCAAATGAGTGTTCCTGCTGAAAATTTTGAAGCTTTTAGAGAAACTCTAGAAGCTTACGATTTCATGAAAGGCATTCGATTGAATGTTGCTGTAGAACACGATGACCATTCATTTTTGAAATTGACGATCAAAGTACGCCACAAAATTGTTGCCGACGGTTTAAACGATGATACTTTTGATGTTACTAATATTGGCGTTCACTTGAAAGCCAAAGAATTCAACGAAATCCTTGATGACCCAAACACAATTGTGGTTGATTTTAGAAATCATTACGAAAGTGAAGTTGGACATTTTAAAAATGCTATTACTCCAGATGTTGAAACTTTCAGAGAGAGTTTGCCAATCATCAACGAACAGCTTAAAGATCACAAAGACGATAAAAATCTAGTAATGTATTGTACTGGAGGTATTCGTTGCGAAAAAGCGAGTGCTTACTTCAAACACCAAGGTTTCAAAAACGTTTATCAGTTAGAAGGCGGAATTATTAATTACGCTAAACAATTGAAAGAAGAAGGTTTAGAAAGCAAATTCATTGGTAAAAACTTCGTATTTGATAATCGTCTAGGCGAAAGAATCACGGATGATATTATTTCACAATGCCACCAATGCGGAAAACCTTGCGATAATCACACCAACTGCGAGAATGACGGTTGTCATTTATTATTTATTCAGTGTGATGAATGTAAAGCAGCAATGGAAAACTGCTGTTCTACAGAATGTCTAGAGATTATCCACATGCCATTAGTTGACCAAGTTCGTTTAAGAACTGGAAAACAAGTTGGAAACAAAGTGTTCAGAAAAGGAAAATCTGAAAATTTGAAATTCAAACATTCAGGAGAATTGCCAGAGACAGCTTTGGCTACAGCACAAAAACCAGCTGATATTCGTCAGAAAATAAAAGTAAAGAAAGTACTTCTTGGAAAAGCAGAACATTATTATGTAAAAGCTCAAGTTGGACAATTTACTATCGAAAATCAAGAGTTAAACAGCGGTGATAAAATCTTAATTTCTGGTCCAACTACTGGAGATCAGGAATTGGTTTTGAATAGAATTATTGTTAATGGTGCAGAAACTCAAACTGCTAAGATTGGTGATAAAGTTACTTTTGAGGTTCCGTTTCGTATTCGTTTGTCAGATAAATTGTATAAAATTGTAAATTAG
- a CDS encoding efflux RND transporter periplasmic adaptor subunit produces MNKIYSSAILLSFLFFSCKKETPPAPKPLEISVTSVLQQDVDLESEYTGQTFGQSDIQINPRVDGIIESMNFKEGSFVKKGQVLYTIDPLPYRAKLNEAQGVAAESQARLSKTKSDLDMITPLAKMNAVSQRELVSAKAAYNASLAQIKASDASVQNAQIELGYCQILAPISGLIGISKVRVGDYVRPGAMSILNTISDLGDVRVRFTISEQEFLRLFREFSKPNSALKGSGATVTIKLSDGSIYPEKGKVSFADRQIDPSTGAITFEATFPNPDKLLRPGQYVKVALLTDIRKDAIVIPQRAVIEVQGIYQVYVVGNDNKVQMQIVKPGPSVKNGYIIEEGLKPGDKIAMGGTSLLKNGSVITPKIVQWQLGDPETVAAK; encoded by the coding sequence ATGAACAAAATCTATTCTTCAGCAATTTTATTAAGTTTCTTATTTTTTTCTTGCAAAAAAGAAACCCCGCCAGCGCCCAAACCTTTAGAAATTTCAGTTACTTCAGTTTTACAGCAAGATGTAGATTTAGAATCTGAATATACGGGGCAGACTTTTGGTCAATCTGATATACAAATTAACCCCCGAGTTGATGGTATTATCGAAAGTATGAATTTTAAAGAAGGAAGTTTTGTCAAGAAAGGACAGGTTCTTTATACAATTGATCCTTTACCATACAGAGCCAAACTTAACGAAGCTCAGGGTGTGGCTGCAGAATCGCAGGCGAGATTATCTAAAACCAAATCAGATTTGGACATGATTACTCCTTTAGCCAAAATGAATGCTGTCAGCCAACGAGAATTGGTTTCTGCAAAAGCTGCATATAACGCTTCTTTAGCCCAAATAAAAGCTTCAGACGCTTCGGTTCAAAATGCTCAGATAGAATTGGGTTATTGTCAAATTTTAGCACCAATTTCAGGATTAATCGGTATTTCTAAAGTCCGCGTTGGTGATTATGTAAGACCTGGCGCCATGTCTATTTTAAACACTATTTCTGATCTTGGTGATGTAAGAGTACGATTTACAATTAGCGAACAGGAATTTCTTCGTCTTTTTAGAGAGTTTAGCAAACCAAATTCTGCTTTAAAAGGCTCTGGCGCTACTGTAACTATAAAATTATCTGACGGTTCTATCTATCCTGAGAAAGGAAAAGTAAGTTTTGCCGACAGACAGATCGATCCTTCTACAGGAGCAATCACATTTGAAGCTACATTTCCTAATCCTGACAAATTACTCCGTCCGGGGCAATATGTAAAAGTGGCATTGCTTACAGACATTCGCAAAGACGCAATTGTGATTCCGCAACGCGCAGTCATTGAAGTTCAAGGAATCTATCAAGTATATGTAGTAGGCAATGATAACAAAGTACAAATGCAAATTGTAAAACCAGGCCCTTCTGTTAAAAACGGTTATATTATTGAAGAAGGATTAAAACCTGGCGACAAGATAGCCATGGGAGGTACTTCGTTATTGAAAAACGGAAGTGTCATTACTCCTAAAATCGTTCAATGGCAATTGGGCGATCCAGAAACTGTAGCTGCAAAGTAA
- the tnpA gene encoding IS200/IS605 family transposase has protein sequence MSHSFAKLWIHAIWSTKNRKELIDFSIEKKVHDYIHNELIELGCPVRIINGMPDHVHVLFLLNPQKSISDVIRQAKGVSSHCINGENLILEKFAWQKGYAAFAVSESQLDLVFNYIKKQKQHHLKKDGQQEFDEFVKLHGFEN, from the coding sequence ATGTCACATTCTTTTGCCAAATTATGGATTCACGCCATTTGGTCAACCAAAAACCGTAAGGAATTAATTGACTTTTCAATTGAAAAAAAGGTACACGATTATATTCACAATGAGTTAATTGAATTGGGTTGTCCTGTTAGAATCATAAACGGAATGCCTGATCATGTACATGTTTTATTTTTATTGAATCCCCAAAAATCTATTTCGGATGTAATTCGTCAAGCGAAAGGAGTTTCATCTCATTGTATAAATGGAGAAAATCTAATTCTTGAAAAATTCGCATGGCAAAAGGGCTATGCGGCTTTTGCTGTAAGCGAGTCTCAGCTTGATCTTGTTTTTAATTACATTAAAAAACAAAAGCAGCATCATCTCAAAAAGGATGGACAGCAGGAATTTGATGAATTTGTAAAACTGCATGGGTTTGAAAATTAG
- a CDS encoding efflux transporter outer membrane subunit: MSKKYKIIVIVLVLSLFPAGCMVGPKYKKPEQLKSDSYRNERNLDSLASVTNLKWFDLFNDDVLKGLIQKGLENNYDLKIAVSRIEQFRAQLGYTKADLFPSIQYGATINSNEKYITPSTAGASMSWELDFWGKFRHENNAVKNELLATEEARKVILSDIVANIAIAYFQMRNFDDQLEITKHTLETREKYYQIISERFEKGYISEVDKVQIEQQVAIAEAAIPNIERQITYQENTIALLTGQLPTEIPRGKSNTELQIVSQIPLSIPSALLENRPDVKAAELRYAAANERIGVAQAMRFPSINLAAIAGFASADLSNLFLGSSYMQNASGGIAGPIFAFGKNKRRVEINRQQAEQFKFLYQQKYIDAVSEVEQSIQNVRTYQEEWKARNRQVQAALINYKLSHERYDSGYVSYLEVLDVETNLFNAQLSLAQLSERQLSSMVELYKALGGGWNL; this comes from the coding sequence ATGAGTAAGAAATATAAAATAATCGTTATTGTATTGGTTCTTTCCTTATTTCCTGCAGGATGTATGGTTGGACCAAAATATAAAAAACCTGAGCAGTTAAAATCAGATTCTTATAGAAACGAAAGAAATTTAGACAGTCTCGCTTCGGTAACCAATTTAAAATGGTTTGATTTGTTTAATGATGATGTTTTAAAAGGTCTTATCCAAAAAGGCCTTGAGAATAATTACGATTTAAAAATTGCGGTTTCAAGAATTGAGCAGTTTCGCGCTCAATTAGGCTATACCAAAGCCGATTTATTTCCAAGTATACAATATGGAGCTACTATAAACAGCAACGAAAAGTATATTACTCCTTCAACAGCAGGAGCCAGCATGTCTTGGGAACTTGATTTCTGGGGAAAATTTCGCCATGAAAATAATGCTGTTAAAAATGAACTTCTTGCTACAGAAGAAGCTCGTAAAGTAATCTTGTCTGATATCGTAGCCAATATTGCAATAGCGTACTTTCAGATGCGAAATTTTGATGATCAGCTGGAAATAACCAAACATACTCTTGAAACTAGAGAGAAGTATTATCAAATTATAAGCGAGAGATTTGAAAAAGGGTATATCTCCGAAGTTGATAAAGTACAGATTGAACAGCAGGTTGCGATTGCCGAAGCTGCAATTCCTAATATTGAAAGACAAATAACCTATCAAGAAAATACCATTGCACTCCTTACAGGTCAGCTTCCTACTGAAATTCCTCGAGGAAAAAGCAATACCGAGTTACAAATAGTCAGTCAAATTCCATTGTCAATTCCGTCTGCCTTATTAGAAAACAGACCAGATGTAAAAGCGGCCGAATTAAGATATGCCGCTGCCAACGAAAGAATTGGTGTAGCTCAAGCAATGCGTTTTCCGTCTATTAATCTAGCTGCCATTGCAGGATTTGCCAGTGCCGATTTGAGTAATCTCTTTTTAGGAAGTTCTTATATGCAAAATGCTTCTGGTGGAATTGCAGGGCCAATATTCGCTTTCGGAAAAAACAAAAGAAGAGTTGAAATAAACAGACAACAAGCAGAACAGTTCAAATTTCTTTATCAACAAAAATATATTGATGCCGTTTCTGAAGTAGAACAATCTATACAAAACGTTAGAACTTATCAAGAAGAATGGAAAGCACGCAACAGACAAGTGCAAGCGGCTTTAATAAACTACAAACTATCTCACGAAAGATATGACAGTGGTTACGTTTCTTACTTAGAAGTTTTAGATGTCGAAACCAACCTTTTCAATGCACAGTTAAGTCTGGCACAATTATCAGAAAGACAATTGAGCTCAATGGTTGAATTGTACAAAGCACTTGGCGGGGGATGGAATCTCTAA